The proteins below come from a single Zea mays cultivar B73 chromosome 8, Zm-B73-REFERENCE-NAM-5.0, whole genome shotgun sequence genomic window:
- the LOC103636537 gene encoding protein G1-like7, whose product MDPSGPGPSSVIGAAGGDEAAAVALQRPAQLSRYESQKRRDWNTFLQYLRNHRPPLTLARCSGAHVIEFLRYLDQFGKTKVHAAGCAYYGQRAPPGPCPCPLRQAWGSLDALIGRLRAAYEESGRTPESNPLAARAVRIYLREVRDSQAKARGIPYEKKTKRKRAQQQATEPSTSSSDAAAGSGRARAAAAAASAAQAGGSSAAPSST is encoded by the coding sequence ATGGATCCCTCCGGGCCTGGCCCGTCGTCAGTCATAGGGGCAGCTGGAGGCGATGAGGCAGCGGCCGTGGCGCTGCAGCGGCCGGCGCAGCTGAGTAGATACGAGTCGCAGAAGCGGAGAGACTGGAACACGTTCCTGCAGTACCTGCGGAACCACCGGCCGCCGCTGACGCTGGCGCGGTGCAGCGGCGCGCACGTGATCGAGTTCCTCAGGTACCTGGACCAGTTCGGCAAGACCAAGGTGCACGCAGCCGGGTGCGCCTACTACGGCCAGCGCGCGCCGCCGGGGCCCTGCCCGTGCCCGCTGCGCCAGGCGTGGGGGTCGCTCGACGCGCTCATCGGCCGCCTGCGCGCGGCGTACGAGGAgagcggcaggacgcccgagtcCAACCCCTTGGCGGCGCGCGCCGTGCGGATCTACCTCCGCGAAGTGCGCGACTCCCAGGCCAAGGCGCGCGGTATCCCCTACGAAAAGAAGACGAAGCGCAAGCGCGCGCAGCAGCAGGCCACGGAGCCTTCGACGAGCTCGTCTGATGCTGCCGCCGGGAGTGGCAGGGCTAGAGCAGCAGCTGCTGCGGCGTCCGCTGCTCAGGCTGGAGGGAGTAGCGCTGCACCGAGCTCCACTTGA
- the LOC100281130 gene encoding electron transporter (The RefSeq protein has 2 substitutions compared to this genomic sequence), producing the protein MWLPWVKTRPSSATSTSPTSTALVAAAAAASPRLSFSSPSLKDLQALLLSDAATPSPPPAAPCSPSSRVRVFHRVRVAASALRALRTLQAPPPAGAASSEAAERRVVLYFTSLHVVRGTYEDCRAVRAILRGLRVAVDERDLAMDPRYLHELAALLPRLASPRRATLPQVFVGGRHLGGADEVRRLHEAGELRRVVAGAGAASLAACGRCGGEQYVLCGSCDGSHKRYSAKGGGGFRACAGCNENGLVRCPVCSPPDV; encoded by the coding sequence ATGTGGCTGCCCTGGGTGAAGACGCGCCCTTCGTCCGCCACCTCCACCTCTCCCACATCCACCGCGCtcgtagccgccgccgccgccgcctccccgcgCCTGTCCTTCTCCTCGCCCTCCCTCAAGGACCTCCAGGCGCTGCTGCTGTCTGACGCAGCCACGCCCTCCCCGCCGCCCGCCGCGCCCTGCTCCCCCTCCTCCCGCGTCCGCGTCTTCCACCGGGTCCGCGTCGCCGCCTCGGCCCTCCGCGCGCTCCGCACCCTCCAGGCGCCGCCGCCCGCCGGCGCCACCTCCTCCGAGGCCGCCGAACGCCGCGTCGTGCTCTACTTCACCTCGCTCCACGTGGTTCGCGGCACGTACGAGGACTGCCGGGCCGTGCGCGCCATCCTGCGCGGGCTCCGCGTCGCCGTCGACGAGCGGGACCTCGCCATGGACCCGCGCTACCTCCCCGAGCTCGCGGCGCTCCTCCCGCGCCTCGCGTCCCCGCGGCGCGCCACGCTGCCCCAGGTATTCGTCGGGGGCCGCCACCTCGGCGGCGCCGACGAGGTCCGGCGCCTCCACGAGGCCGGCGAGCTCCGCCGCGTCgtggccggcgccggcgccgcctcCCTCGCCGCCTGCGGCCGGTGCGGCGGCGAGCAGTACGTGCTCTGCGGCAGCTGCGACGGCAGCCACAAGCGGTACAgcgccaagggcggcggcggcttccgCGCCTGCGCCGGCTGCAACGAGAATGGCCTCGTCCGATGCCCCGTCTGCTCGCCGCCGGACGTCTGA
- the LOC103636536 gene encoding protein VAPYRIN, whose amino-acid sequence MAAAEAASSAPAPEHLLEVEDDEVMIDFKPNAKCRADLRLRSLHPSLPVAFKVQTSSPLKFLVSPPRGAVPPLSSASLRVVLRPQPHAPPSFPRSRADRFLVLSSLSAARLDSVGSSNDGGGGGGGVRAVRLRVFFGGPYLLRLAADAGDAAAVRLILRRQPHLLPFLEHQQAAAAPDAGEQQWAPLHAAAARGDCGELRRLGPEALAARDREGRTVLHAVAAAGEAEAVAVLVDMGADTSAVDARGRTPLDVARDKGYQEVVDVLERWELVMTAARRGDLGSLESLLSKRAGVRGRDQYGLTALHLAAIKGHGDAIALLAGPGCMDVECEDVEGHRPLHLAVEGGHAEAVELLLDMGADANARTRRGATPLQMAEAMGYEAIAQLLCARGAEVAAASALCAASSSSSSISCA is encoded by the exons ATGGCCGCGGCGGAAGCAGCCTCCTCCGCGCCGGCGCCCGAGCATCTCCTGGAGGTGGAGGACGACGAGGTGATGATCGACTTCAAGCCCAACGCCAAGTGCCGCGCCGACCTCCGCCTCCGCTCCCTGCACCCGTCCCTCCCCGTCGCCTtcaaggtccagacctcctccccgcTCAAGTTCCTCGTCAGCCCGCCGCGCGGCGCCGTGCCGCCGCTCTCCTCGGCGTCCCTGCGCGTCGTGCTCCGCCCGCAGCCGCACGCGCCGCCGTCCTTCCCGCGCTCCCGCGCCGACCGCTTCCTCGTCCTGTCCTCGCTCTCCGCGGCGCGCCTCGACTCCGTGGGAAGCAgcaacgacggcggcggcggcgggggcggAGTCAGGGCCGTCCGCCTCCGCGTGTTCTTCGGCGGGCCGTACCTTCTCCGCCTCGCCGCGGACGCCGGAGACGCCGCGGccgtgcgcctcatcctgcgccgGCAGCCGCACCTGCTGCCGTTCCTGGAGCACCAGCAGGCCGCCGCGGCGCCCGACGCCGGCGAGCAGCAGTGGGCGCCGCTGCACGCGGCGGCCGCCAGGGGGGActgcggggagctgaggcggctgggGCCCGAGGCGCTGGCCGCGCGTGACCGCGAGGGGAGGACGGTCCTGCACGCGGTCGCCGCGGCCGGCGAGGCCGAGGCGGTGGCGGTGCTGGTGGACATGGGCGCCGACACGTCGGCGGTCGACGCGCGCGGGAGGACTCCGCTGGACGTCGCGCGCGACAAGGGATAC CAAGAAGTGGTGGACGTCCTGGAACGGTGGGAGCTGGTGATGACGGCGGCGAGGCGAGGCGACCTCGGGAGCCTCGAGTCCCTGCTCAGCAAGCGCGCCGGCGTCCGCGGGCGCGACCAGTACGGCCTCACGGCGCTGCACCTGGCCGCGATCAAGGGACACGGCGACGCGATCGCGCTGCTCGCCGGGCCGGGATGCATGGACGTCGAGTGCGAGGACGTGGAAGGGCACAGGCCGCTCCACCTCGCCGTCGAGGGAGGCCACGCGGAGGCCGTGGAGCTGCTGCTCGACATGGGCGCCGACGCCAACGCCCGGACCAGGCGCGGCGCCACGCCGCTCCAGATGGCGGAGGCCATGGGGTACGAGGCCATCGCTCAGCTCCTGTGCGCGAGAGGTGCGGAGGTGGCCGCCGCGTCGGCGTTGTGCGCCGCGTCGTCGTCTTCATCGTCCATATCGTGCGCCTGA
- the LOC109941958 gene encoding uncharacterized protein: MSKKVKQLAKGLARRASIFGRKEDLVFQGTSSSSSRRRALLEHVPELQGQAVGVQRNEDEPEDEEETEEWRQVEDEEETGWGEWPNDGGSGVGGASGSREGEAGVSGAGSGSGGVGGSSRVRKPRKTSWVPPPKEPVNKVEIIPSGDGAWLDSSFTGKDRVRQVNKVLGNICRMRWPGLVIENGIEVPVTRWDQYGLAVNAQHGNAQGAVWHDFWVCLSIFLRSYQLNDCFILWILDYVSFSEIL; this comes from the exons ATGTCTAAAAAGGTCAAGCAGCTCGCTAAGGGACTAGCGAGGAGAGCCTCCATTTTTGGGAGAAAGGAGGACTTAGTGTTCCAGGGCACTAGTTCAAGCTCGAGCAGGCGTAGAGCTTTGTTGGAGCATGTTCCAGAGTTGCAGGGTCAGGCAGTCGGCGTACAGAGGAATGAG GATGAGCCTGAAGATGAGGAAGAGACAGAGGAGTGGAGACAAGTGGAAGATGAGGAAGAGACAGGGTGGGGTGAATGGCCCAATGATGGAGGGTCGGGAGTTGGGGGAGCTAGTGGGTCAAGGGAAGGAGAAGCTGGTGTTTCAGGTGCAGGTTCTGGAAGCGGGGGAGTTGGAGGGTCTTCACGGGTCCGGAAGCCGCGGAAGACTAGTTGGGTCCCCCCTCCTAAAGAACCAGTTAACAAGGTTGAGATAATCCCGAGTGGAGATGG GGCTTGGCTGGATAGTAGTTTCACCGGCAAAGATCGTGTAAGGCAAGTAAATAAAGTGTTGGGCAATATCTGTCGTATGAGATGGCCTGGATTGGTGATTGAGAATGGTATTGAGGTCCCTGTCACAAGATGGGATCAATACGGCCTTGCGGTTAACGCGCAACATGGGAATGCGCAAGGTGCAGTTTGGCACGACTTCTGGGTATGTTTATCTATCTTCTTGCGAAGTTATCAGCTCAATGATTGTTTCATATTATGGATTCTTGACTATGTTTCTTTTTCAGAAATATTATAA